From the genome of Aspergillus chevalieri M1 DNA, chromosome 8, nearly complete sequence, one region includes:
- a CDS encoding uncharacterized protein (COG:S;~EggNog:ENOG410PYR8) → MAKFLENSRWYQAYKELASQGKLQLPEYEQNENGEFLVKPGELFCRYPDCDKRTTEFSKTVNLRWHLKHHRDVQIANSGTGRFKQVEKDMTNAWYKELVESNQIMDESKDEEQSKEDDQEHQKPYVPWRKDLMDINRIKVRAIAKALGVFPCDACQEAGISCLSDMNICTIVMHHFDLRSPEELEQMGLNATNSN, encoded by the exons ATGGCGAAATTCTTGGAAAACAGCCGGTGGTACCAGGCATACAAGGAGCTAGCCTCTCAGGGCAAGCTCCAGCTGCCAGAATATGAACAA AATGAAAATGGGGAGTTTCTGGTGAAACCAGGCGAGTTGTTTTGTCGTTACCCAGACTGTGATAAGCGAACT ACAGAATTCTCAAAAACAGTTAATCTTCGCTGGCACCTCAAACACCATCGAGATGTTCAAATTGCAAATAGTGGCACTGGTCGCTTTAAGCAAGTGGAAAAAGATATGACAAATG CCTGGTATAAAGAACTTGTGGAGAGCAACCAAATCATGGATGAGAGTAAGGATGAAGAGCAGTCCAAGGAGGACGACCAAGAGCATCAAAAGCCATATGTGCCATGGAGAAAGGATCTGATGGAT ATCAATCGCATCAAAGTCCGAGCAATTGCTAAGGCTCTTGGGGTGTTTCCTTGTGATGCATGTCAAGAAGCTGGTATTA GTTGCCTCTCAGACATGAACATATGCACTATCGTTATGCATCATTTTGATCTTAGAAGTCCTGAGGAACTTGAACAGATGGGTCTCAATGCTACTAATTCAAACTGA
- a CDS encoding proteasome regulatory particle lid subunit RPN7 (BUSCO:EOG09260Y2Q;~COG:O;~EggNog:ENOG410PFGD;~InterPro:IPR011990,IPR019585,IPR036390,IPR035268, IPR000717;~PFAM:PF10602,PF01399;~go_function: GO:0005515 - protein binding [Evidence IEA];~go_function: GO:0030234 - enzyme regulator activity [Evidence IEA]) — MGSDPQYIKYPDLSLAQDVFHLSNPSAPQAVRQTSLQKLQHAIKEYKMAPFYRHLAHPVEGILNNSGEGVPQHPHVSGTTKTLLASNMLASRNTPQKIDFAWDEALYQSLVEDNKKDLETFQKEEDEAKEAAGETEVLAAGGKRAEFWARVGDKDKAIESHEELLEKITLLGTKIDLVLAMIRIGIFFGDKVSVKKNIERANALIEDGGDWDRRNRLKAYKGLHLLTIRSYNLAAPLLLDSLSTFTSYELCSYSALVIYSVLAGSLSLKRVDFKEKVVDAAEIKAILGSGEDRLAALTGEISSGPSAEDEEMKDATAQRTTTGPAQTAINLTTLGTGSGQQAEAEEPVDFSPLANLVNSLYNGNYQSFFRALAAVEDNFLTKDRYLYEHRAWFVREMRLRAYQQLLQSYRVVGLKTMASDFGVTIDYLDRDLAKFIASDRIACTIDRVNGIIETNRPDSKNKQYADVVKHGDALITKLQKYGQAVRLRGSERS; from the exons ATGGGGTCTGATCCGCAGTACATCAAGTACCCCGACCTCTCTCTCGCCCAAGATGTCTTTCACCTCTCGAACCCATCGGCTCCCCAGGCAGTGCGCCAGACATCGCTTCAGAAGCTCCAACATGCCATCAAAGAGTACAAGATGGCTCCCTTCTACCGACACCTCGCACACCCCGTCGAAGGTATCCTGAACAACTCCGGTGAAGGCGTCCCCCAGCACCCGCACGTTTCGGGTACCACCAAGACCCTACTCGCTTCGAACATGCTGGCGTCACGGAATACGCCCCAGAAGATCGATTTCGCGTGGGACGAGGCACTGTACCAGTCGCTAGTTGAGGATAACAAAAAGGACCTGGAAACTTTCcagaaggaggaagatgaggcaAAGGAGGCCGCTGGAGAGACGGAGGTGCTGGCCGCAGGAGGGAAGCGTGCTGAGTTCTGGGCGCGAGTAGGAGATAAG GACAAAGCAATCGAATCCCACGAAGAGCTTCTCGAGAAGATCACGCTCCTCGGAACCAAGATTGACCTCGTGCTGGCCATGATCCGGATCGGAATCTTTTTCGGCGACAAGGTATCTGTCAAGAAGAACATTGAGCGGGCCAATGCCCTCATTGAGGACGGTGGTGACTGGGACCGGAGGAATCGTCTGAAGGCTTACAAGGGATTGCACCTGCTTACCATCCGCTCGTACAACCTTGCcgctcctctcctccttgaCAGCTTGTCGACATTTACGAGCTACGAACTCTGCAGCTACTCCGCCCTCGTGATCTACTCGGTTCTTGCGGGCTCGTTGTCTCTGAAGCGTGTGGACTTTAAAGAGAAGGTTGTTGATGCGGCAGAGATTAAGGCTATTTTGGGCTCTGGCGAGGACCGTTTGGCTGCTTTGACGGGCGAAATCTCTTCTGGGCCTAGTGCcgaagacgaggagatgAAGGATGCTACCGCCCAGCGGACAACCACAGGACCGGCCCAGACTGCCATTAACCTCACCACGTTGGGAACCGGCTCAGGCCAGCAGGCTGAGGCCGAGGAACCCGTGGATTTTTCTCCGCTCGCAAACCTGGTCAACAGTCTCTACAACGGCAACTACCAATCGTTCTTCCGGGCTTTGGCAGCCGTGGAGGACAACTTCCTGACCAAGGATCGGTACTTGTACGAGCACCGCGCTTGGTTTGTGCGGGAGATGAGACTGCGCGCATACCAACAGCTGCTTCAAAGCTACCGGGTGGTAGGATTGAAGACCATGGCTAGCGACTTCGGTGTTACCATTGACTACTTGGACCG GGATCTCGCCAAGTTCATCGCCAGCGACCGTATTGCATGCACAATTGACCGTGTCAACGGCATTATCGAGACGAACCGACCCGACTCCAAGAACAAGCAGTACGCGGATGTGGTGAAACACGGTGATGCCCTGATCACCAAGCTTCAGAAGTATGGCCAGGCTGTGCGGTTGCGGGGAAGCGAACGGAGCTAG
- a CDS encoding uncharacterized protein (COG:L;~EggNog:ENOG410PMII;~InterPro:IPR036395,IPR001083;~PFAM:PF00649;~go_component: GO:0005634 - nucleus [Evidence IEA];~go_function: GO:0003677 - DNA binding [Evidence IEA];~go_function: GO:0003700 - DNA-binding transcription factor activity [Evidence IEA];~go_function: GO:0005507 - copper ion binding [Evidence IEA];~go_process: GO:0006355 - regulation of transcription, DNA-templated [Evidence IEA]), translating to MLIDGEKWACEACVRGHRVSSCHHSDRPLTHINKKGRPVSQCAHCRGLRKSRTTHTKCECGDKKKNCHKNDSDLHTADRRDHKQDSRQRCGCCHGQRCICALKKEHHLDPVPETGLPPAQPTILSECPKKPQLTSTKSESTLTVFRDGHHHKPHHKHNDMAHKCGLPYTIPRSHTFHAPSEVTRRSVDHLPLSQSAMIGENLSYHQTDQQQPPPPPSFFGPPRRTKSEHGSPESAPVSAAEDLTISVPSLDISPFFPPRAAPASQQSPLEQSNEAGSEPTALPETDEFGKTPLNQIVTSVPPADMFPGFSTSTTSPVSGIAFQDPYQEPFFASPDAEIPVGNAGFNAPSVDWSSFPLYSSDAPAPTSTQAPSYASFDYNSIGPNFAAPSSSGDISEADEFGPLPGLAHTGSDLHSVSEASDMDHLRLSSASSFISMPQAQLLASNNLDSISIDDFLKSANESTAALEHQLQTNIGMEQKPFPDSFATSQPPTYREGNEKSVTAGPNMVMPTTSPTDPTWPTTLFDSGPSMEDPFYPQTWTQ from the exons ATGCTTATCGATGGCGAGAAGTGGGCTTGTGAAGCTTGCGTCCGGGGTCACCGTGTCAGCAGCTGTCACCACAGTG ACCGTCCATTGACCCACATCAACAAAAAAGGCCGTCCAGTCTCTCAATGCGCTCACTGTCGCGGCCTACGCAAGTCACGTACAACCCACACAAAGTGCGAGTGTGGTgacaaaaagaagaattgTCACAAGAATGACTCGGATCTCCACACCGCCGACAGGCGAGATCACAAGC AGGACTCCCGTCAGCGCTGTGGCTGCTGTCATGGCCAGCGCTGTATCTGTGCGCTGAAAAAGGAACACCATTTAGATCCTGTTCCGGAAACTGGCCTTCCCCCGGCACAGCCTACGATTTTGTCGGAATGCCCCAAGAAGCCTCAATTGACATCGACCAAGTCGGAGAGCACCCTCACCGTCTTCCGGGACGGTCACCACCATAAGCCACATCACAAGCATAACGACATGGCGCACAAGTGCGGTCTGCCTTATACCATTCCTCGTTCGCATACTTTCCATGCGCCGTCTGAGGTAACCCGCCGCTCGGTCGACCACTTGCCGCTATCGCAGTCAGCGATGATAGGGGAGAACCTTTCCTACCATCAGACcgatcagcagcagcctccgccgccgccgtccTTCTTCGGGCCACCACGTCGTACCAAATCCGAACATGGTTCCCCCGAGAGTGCTCCCGTTTCGGCTGCTGAGGACCTTACGATATCTGTTCCGTCACTTGACATCTCGCCCTTCTTCCCTCCCCGAGCGGCCCCGGCTTCGCAGCAATCACCCTTAGAACAATCGAATGAGGCAGGCTCAGAACCGACCGCATTACCAGAGACAGACGAATTTGGCAAGACTCCTTTGAACCAAATTGTCACCAGCGTCCCGCCAGCCGACATGTTCCCGGGCTTTTCCACTTCGACGACCTCCCCGGTCTCCGGCATTGCGTTCCAAGACCCGTATCAGGAACCGTTCTTTGCGTCGCCTGATGCTGAGATTCCGGTGGGTAATGCCGGTTTCAATGCCCCGTCAGTCGATTGGTCCAGTTTCCCGCTTTATTCCTCGGACGCACCTGCTCCTACGAGTACTCAAGCTCCATCGTACGCGAGCTTCGATTACAACTCGATAGGCCCTAATTTTGCGGCACCATCGTCCTCGGGGGATATTTCGGAAGCAGACGAGTTTGGTCCACTGCCTGGCCTCGCCCACACTGGCAGCGATCTGCACAGTGTGAGTGAGGCTTCGGATATGGACCATTTGCGTCTCAGCTCGGCGTCGTCCTTTATCAGCATGCCACAGGCACAGCTTCTGGCGTCGAACAATCTGGACTCGATCAGCATCGACGACTTTTTGAAATCGGCCAACGAATCGACGGCGGCATTGGAGCATCAACTGCAGACCAACATTGGCATGGAGCAGAAGCCATTTCCGGATTCCTTTGCTACGTCGCAGCCACCAACATACCGCGAGGGAAATGAAAAGTCCGTCACGGCTGGTCCGAACATGGTCATGCCCACGACCTCGCCAACGGATCCTACATGGCCTACCACCCTGTTTGATTCAGGGCCGTCAATGGAAGACCCCTTCTACCCTCAGACGTGGACTCAATGA
- the RGT1 gene encoding putative C6 finger domain protein (COG:K;~EggNog:ENOG410PNTX;~InterPro:IPR036864,IPR001138;~PFAM:PF00172;~go_function: GO:0000981 - DNA-binding transcription factor activity, RNA polymerase II-specific [Evidence IEA];~go_function: GO:0008270 - zinc ion binding [Evidence IEA];~go_process: GO:0006355 - regulation of transcription, DNA-templated [Evidence IEA]) — translation MSRFESDAMNSREQSDMPPAPSYPSPNAAQMSQGAMQYYANRQLTADELLSAELSRETSGPSLADGSSNGVHHGQSMVLGASNPGGPEMGRPSSPDQHQQQHMLQFTPGQQVGADPNHDLSYGDQSARRKRSKISRACDECRRKKVRCDATSESGVETCSNCRRLGVVCQFSRVPMKRGPSKGYIKELAERLHTLESQMQPAAMVHPDMQYQAMNEVPSPRPYQEFSPPMDAGPINRKRTYSVFEGLPSSFSQPQFNPRGSQNAFDTTETSTDPVLATSAPKPGNLFWPVSNEDGLPAGMDIPEVSKHPEEDMTPLDVDDGALNAYHVNIHPVFPILPHSKERLLEILHQCSREIQEVFLYSLYTVTRTDMGRVTGSFEKVASFDNAQDLLLYYTRQPALVRSTAVNLIWLQSMLLMIMDCDFRGPDNFVLKDGVPKHTLIQSAIKLGSDLAKGLGQLKNKRASDPDRDSDANITRRDWVSLIILTRWYAISVADPSVLGNHEIGGREDERVVGSVTTGVGSYSSFLVDMVTLATSDHNICQTNTGVGRLISANLAASLERLSEVQDLRGFHVPEETSSDSFLESLQNQLYWTIRLLIKRHIFVYSPYEIIYSAQELTNELHKATMQSRLSTPFDLHSLALASMTLLEATVLPEYANECWEALNKVEEILDRRTKRYTGVEEFQDVFATPGWDNKIRIFLEWRRAKSQESQLQDPNLTKNNSHNGNNGAAAPPPVMGPNEQRSLQHLADLAVGAEGSVAANANASSPPPALPENNLNATEAQAQTQQGRMVVDFTLLTKEGYLNVFSGLIYRRQR, via the exons ATGTCTCGTTTCGAATCTGACGCAATGAATTCCCGCGAGCAGTCAGACATGCCTCCCGCGCCCTCGTATCCGTCACCCAACGCGGCGCAAATGAGCCAAGGCGCCATGCAATACTACGCCAATCGCCAGTTGACCGCCGACGAGCTCTTGTCCGCTGAGCTCTCCCGCGAAACTTCAGGTCCTAGCCTGGCAGACGGGTCGAGTAATGGCGTTCATCACGGCCAGTCGATGGTTCTGGGGGCGTCCAACCCCGGCGGCCCGGAGATGGGTCGTCCATCGTCTCCGgatcaacaccaacaacagcacATGCTGCAGTTCACTCCGGGACAGCAGGTGGGCGCGGATCCAAACCATGACCTGAGCTATGGTGACCAGAGTGcgaggagaaagagatcgAAGATTTCGCGGGCGTGTGATGAGTGCCGGCGCAAGAAG GTCCGTTGCGATGCTACCTCGGAATCCGGCGTCGAGACTTGCTCCAACTGTCGCAGACTCGGTGTTGTCTGCCAGTTCAGTCGCGTCCCGATGAAACGCGGTCCCAGCAAAGG CTACATTAAGGAACTTGCGGAACGCCTACACACCCTGGAGAGCCAAATGCAGCCTGCCGCCATGGTCCATCCCGACATGCAGTACCAGGCCATGAACGAAGTGCCGTCCCCAAGACCTTATCAGGAGTTCTCCCCGCCAATGGATGCGGGCCCGATCAATCGCAAGCGCACATATTCCGTCTTTGAAGGACTCCCAAGTTCGTTCTCGCAGCCGCAGTTTAACCCTCGTGGCTCGCAAAATGCATTTG ACACGACAGAGACCTCCACGGATCCTGTGCTCGCTACATCTGCACCCAAGCCCGGTAATCTGTTCTGGCCGGTCAGCAACGAAGATGGTCTTCCCGCTGGCATGGACATTCCCGAAGTGTCAAAACACCCGGAAGAGGATATGACACCGTTGGATGTTGACGATGGTGCATTGAATGC CTACCACGTCAACATTCATCCGGTCTTCCCAATTTTGCCGCACTCCAAGGAACGTCTGCTCGAGATCCTCCACCAATGCAGTCGCGAAATCCAAGAGGTTTTCCTCTACAGTCTTTACACAGTGACGCGCACTGACATGGGTCGTGTTACTGGCTCTTTCGAAAAAGTGGCTTCATTCGACAATGCGCAGGATCTCCTCTTGTACTACACGCGGCAACCTGCACTAGTCCGTTCGACTGCGGTCAATCTGATATGGCTTCAGTCGATGCTGCTTATGATCATGGACTGCGACTTCCGAGGACCTGACAACTTCGTGCTCAAGGACGGCGTTCCGAAGCATACTCTTATCCAGTCTGCTATCAAACTTGGGTCTGATTTGGCGAAGGGGCTTGGTCAGCTCAAGAACAAGCGAGCTTCTGACCCCGACCGTGATTCTGACGCCAACATTACCCGACGCGATTGGGTTTCACTGATCATCCTCACCCGCTGGTATGCCATTAGTGTGGCTGATCCGAGTGTTCTTGGAAACCACGAAATTGGTGGTCGGGAAGATGAGCGGGTGGTTGGCTCTGTCACGACAGGTGTTGGCT CTTATTCCTCATTTCTAGTTGATATGGTCACACTAGCCACCTCCGACCACAACATCTGCCAAACCAACACTGGCGTAGGACGTTTGATCAGCGCCAACCTCGCAGCCTCTCTCGAGCGTCTTTCAGAAGTCCAAGACCTCCGCGGCTTCCACGTCCCCGAAGAGACCTCGTCCGACAGTTTCCTCGAGAGCCTCCAGAACCAACTCTACTGGACAATCCGGCTCCTCATCAAGCGCCACATCTTCGTCTACAGCCCATACGAAATCATTTACAGCGCGCAAGAGCTCACCAATGAACTCCACAAGGCAACCATGCAATCCCGCCTCTCCACCCCCTTCGACCTCCACAGTCTGGCTCTCGCCTCCATGACCCTCCTCGAGGCCACCGTCCTCCCCGAATACGCCAACGAATGCTGGGAAGCCCTCAATAAGGTCGAAGAAATCCTCGACCGTCGCACAAAACGCTACACCGGCGTCGAGGAATTCCAAGACGTCTTCGCCACGCCAGGCTGGGACAACAAGATCCGCATCTTCCTCGAATGGCGCCGCGCAAAGTCCCAGGAGTCCCAGCTCCAAGATCCCAACCTGACCAAGAACAACAGCCACAACGGTAACAACGGCGCCGCCGCCCCGCCGCCAGTCATGGGGCCCAATGAGCAGCGCTCGCTGCAGCACCTGGCTGACCTTGCCGTCGGAGCTGAGGGGTCTGTCGCTGCGAATGCGAACGCGTCGTCTCCGCCGCCAGCGCTGCCGGAGAATAATCTTAATGCGACAGAGGCGCAGGCGCAGACACAACAGGGCCGTATGGTGGTTGATTTTACGTTGTTGACGAAGGAAGGGTATTTGAATGTGTTTTCAGGGTTGATTTATCGACGACAGCggtaa
- a CDS encoding uncharacterized protein (COG:S;~EggNog:ENOG410PY05) yields MYHPSQQAPELTQLACLPLAKFSHTTTSIGHNGPLNWTHIIGNGDIVGRIESHTVSGSTPARVLLKVFRDYELLEEVDLTYHSQEAAKSALSGQSGQAKPVFAVIVKLPCLAVKYPKDNICIRRFQIKFSSDRDYYSTLVILSNIKCPFSESHVGSLPPARRPSQWRSGSVASAPAPPQMFPSVPDAPGIPTLNNMFLPSQSSPTIDLNPSARSSTTGPFQRPASSSTTHTLTDLVPTNNGQALVPSSTVPSSRPSTAFHDAQTLDEVLPPRRALPFAKPAAKKPRTAEKQTNNASRPSESGPEKTQTSIRDHYDSTPFKAINDTNNASRIKRSLTSFPQQSTNSEPANHPPSQQNTQASTNIPMPIPIQPVPPPRTLYQQGPSYDNTASRPHSHTNISRNTLPANIPSQSEQQQQCNALPMNVSPLPPQPQPQFQQQLQQQQSRQPDPIADLTSYISDSKAERIARLETWICSQIQNDDFISLAEDVEGLWQRFAFGKW; encoded by the exons ATGTATCATCCTTCCCAGCAGGCCCCGGAGCTCACCCAGCTTGCCTGCCTGCCTCTCGCGAAGTTCTCTCACACAACCACCTCAATCGGACACAATGGCCCACTGAACTGGACTCATATAATTGGAAACGGTGATATAGTCGGAAGAATTGAAAGCCACACTGTATCTGGATCTACACCAGCACGGGTTTTGTTGAAGGTGTTTCGAGACTACGAGTTATTG GAAGAAGTCGACCTTACATACCACTCACAAGAAGCCGCAAAGTCTGCGTTGTCTGGACAGAGTGGTCAGGCGAAACCAGTTTTCGCTGTAATCGTGAAGCTGCCTTGTCTTGCTGTGAAATATCCAAAGGACAATATATGT ATTCGTCGATTCCAAATCAAATTCTCGTCCGATCGCGACTACTACTCAACCCTGGTCATCCTGAGCAacatcaaatgcccattCTCGGAATCCCATGTCGGCTCATTACCACCCGCTCGCAGACCTTCACAATGGCGCTCTGGGTCAGTTGCTTCTGCGCCCGCTCCTCCACAAATGTTCCCTAGTGTTCCGGATGCGCCAGGCATACCGACATTGAACAATATGTTCTTACCGTCCCAGTCGTCTCCGACGATTGATCTAAATCCATCTGCGAGATCATCTACTACTG GGCCCTTCCAACGTCCCGCTTCATCGAGTACCACCCACACGCTTACAGACCTCGTACCAACAAACAACGGCCAAGCACTGGTTCCAAGTAGCACCGTGCCCTCTTCTCGCCCTTCTACGGCCTTTCATGACGCCCAAACGCTCGATGAGGTTCTACCTCCGAGGCGGGCTCTGCCATTCGCGAAGCCAGCTGCGAAGAAGCCACGTACAGCAGAAAAGCAGACAAACAACGCGTCTAGACCAAGCGAATCCG GCCCCGAAAAAACCCAGACGTCAATTCGAGATCACTACGATTCAACGCCATTCAAAGCAATAAACGACACGAACAACGCCAGCAGAATAAAGCGTAGCCTTACTTCGTTTCCACAGCAGAGCACGAACAGCGAACCCGCCAAccatcctccatctcaacAGAACACGCAGGCAAGCACAAATATACCTATGCCTATACCTATCCAGCCCGTTCCTCCTCCAAGGACTCTCTATCAGCAGGGACCATCATATGACAATACCGCTTCGAGGCCGCACAGTCATACAAATATATCGCGCAATACTCTACCCGCGAATATACCTTCCCAATCagagcaacagcagcaatgCAATGCTTTACCTATGAATGTGAGCCCTCTTCCACCACAACCGCAGCCACAATTCCAGCAGCAActacagcagcagcagtcaCGGCAGCCAGACCCCATCGCAGACCTCACCTCGTATATCTCAGACTCAAAGGCGGAACGTATAGCTAGACTGGAAACTTGGATCTGCTCACAAATCCAAAACGACGATTTCATTTCGCTTGCTGAGGACGTGGAAGGTCTTTGGCAGCGGTTTGCATTTGGAAAGTGGTGA
- a CDS encoding uncharacterized protein (COG:Q;~EggNog:ENOG410PIXU;~InterPro:IPR015889;~go_function: GO:0005506 - iron ion binding [Evidence IEA];~go_function: GO:0016702 - oxidoreductase activity, acting on single donors with incorporation of molecular oxygen, incorporation of two atoms of oxygen [Evidence IEA];~go_process: GO:0055114 - oxidation-reduction process [Evidence IEA]), whose translation MQLKNLFNASVIGGAVLAAAHPGQHEERVSPEVQALKRDVRHGLKKCSTRLEQSGLQARAKARRKSVVEMCCRQLMARDTSAVLSKSHNMTGSASPSSAEEISKSSDEKVCLLGPSLEGETGPYWIPGERIRSKLRESEPGVPVIVEQQYIDVNTCQPIPNLYTEIWRTFLRGAQKTNADGIVTFDTLFPGHYDSRTTDYHDIARFNAAPLPNNTLTGGTIPHIAQIFLGPGHYQYRGSRSTRTTRTTFLSTPNAKDRVVRQETEGTDADPMLNYAYLGDKVEDGLFAWITVVVNVSAVQYPYYTNVWTASG comes from the exons ATGCAACTCAAGAACCTGTTCAACGCCTCAGTGATCGGTGGTGCTGTCCTGGCGGCCGCTCACCCTGGGCAGCATGAGGAGCGTGTGTCCCCGGAGGTTCAAGCTCTCAAAAGGGATGTCCGCCACGGATTGAAGAAGTGCTCGACTCGCTTGGAGCAGAGCGGCTTGCAAGCCCGCGCGAAAGCCCGCCGTAAGTCTGTAGTTGAGATGTGCTGCCGGCAGCTCATGGCCCGAGACACTAGCGCTGTCTTAAGTAAGTCTCACAACATGACTGGTAGTGCTTCCCCATCTTCTGCTGAGGAAATTTCCAAAAGTTCGGACGAGAAAGTCTGCCTTCTCGGTCCGagtctggagggagagaccGGGCCGTACTGGATTCCCGGAGAAAGAATCCGTTCGAAGTTGCGGGAAAGCGAGCCTGGAGTGCCGGTAATTGTGGAACAGCAATACATCGATGTCAATACATGCCAGCCCATTCCGAATCTCTACACTGAAATCTGG CGTACCTTTTTGCGAGGTGCTCAGAAGACCAACGCGGATGGTATCGTCACCTTTGACACCCTGTTTCCTGGTCACTATGACAGCCGGACAACCGACTACCACGACATCGCTCGTTTCAACGCCGCGCCACTTCCGAACAACACCCTTACTGGTGGAACGATCCCACATATCGCGCAAATCTTTCTGGGACCAGGACATTATCAATACCGTGGGAGTCGATCCACCCGTACAACACGAACGACATTCCTATCAACCCCCAATGCTAAGGATCGAGTTGTCCGGCAGGAGACCGAAGGCACGGATGCGGACCCGATGTTGAACTACGCTTACTTGGGTGACAAAGTGGAAGACGGCCTATTTGCATGGATTACTGTGGTAGTCAACGTCTCTGCTGTCCAGTACCCCTACTACACCAACGTTTGGACGGCCAGCGGTTGA